One stretch of Streptomyces sp. R21 DNA includes these proteins:
- a CDS encoding TerD family protein, translating to MTSVHLESFPRAHLPVVPDTPQLGLPWALAEAQMFHLQGVGRLARTERAAARRRAEQDAPTYLAAETARLREVQQRLADEAERWWQALLANDEDTVCETVNTAFSDNPAAGCAVGVDGSVLSVVMRQQDLDTMPTQTPGLTPGGRPTLKNLTKRDRVLWWLTSMGSNIVATLKEGFATAPAITAIDLAVLTRLPDTQRLGFVAYGHWTRQAIESTPWREPEDALRFLDIGQDVTCSVTTTTSGNFSSALRPLNITRVPGLQDLLDHAQDEPDTDGASLADLDTTLGSNTPTGRLAPVPDPFSVKPFAEWKQQTPAAQPPMPRTPPEPPSVLVPGQTVALPEDAWQGLHIAFSFAGADADLTLFLIGADGRVDCDAHFVFYNHPSAADGAVRLLGKQQEGPHTVERGAVHLAALPELVQSVAIAINTDVETGLTCGSLTHAALYMDCVTGAAWTFQPPADPHIRAMVVAELYRHTVNSQPVWKVRAIGQGWADGLEGLARAYGVDVE from the coding sequence ATGACCAGCGTCCATCTGGAGTCCTTCCCCAGAGCCCACCTGCCCGTAGTCCCAGACACTCCTCAATTGGGGTTGCCCTGGGCGCTTGCCGAGGCCCAGATGTTCCACCTTCAGGGCGTGGGACGGCTGGCTCGAACGGAGAGGGCTGCGGCCAGGCGGCGGGCAGAACAGGACGCGCCCACCTATCTGGCCGCGGAGACCGCGAGGCTGCGCGAAGTCCAACAGCGATTGGCGGACGAGGCCGAACGCTGGTGGCAGGCCCTGCTCGCCAACGACGAGGACACCGTCTGCGAGACGGTGAACACCGCCTTCTCCGACAACCCGGCCGCCGGCTGTGCCGTCGGCGTGGACGGCTCGGTGCTGTCCGTCGTCATGCGGCAACAAGACCTCGACACAATGCCCACCCAGACGCCCGGACTGACGCCCGGCGGACGCCCGACGCTGAAGAACCTCACCAAACGCGATCGCGTCCTGTGGTGGCTGACGTCCATGGGCTCCAACATCGTCGCCACGCTCAAGGAAGGCTTCGCCACCGCGCCCGCCATCACCGCCATCGACCTCGCCGTGCTGACCCGCTTGCCCGACACGCAGCGCCTGGGCTTCGTGGCCTACGGCCACTGGACACGCCAAGCCATCGAGTCCACGCCCTGGCGAGAGCCCGAGGACGCCCTGCGCTTCCTGGACATCGGCCAGGACGTCACCTGCTCCGTCACCACCACCACATCGGGCAACTTTTCCAGCGCGCTCAGGCCACTGAACATCACGCGCGTGCCCGGACTACAGGACCTACTGGACCACGCCCAGGACGAACCCGACACCGACGGGGCCTCCCTGGCCGACCTCGACACCACCCTCGGCTCCAACACCCCGACCGGCAGGCTAGCTCCCGTCCCTGATCCATTCTCGGTCAAGCCGTTCGCCGAGTGGAAGCAACAGACGCCGGCCGCCCAGCCCCCCATGCCTCGCACACCGCCAGAACCTCCGTCCGTACTCGTCCCCGGCCAGACAGTCGCGCTACCTGAGGACGCCTGGCAGGGGCTGCACATCGCCTTCAGCTTCGCCGGCGCAGATGCGGACCTCACCCTCTTCCTCATCGGAGCCGACGGACGAGTGGACTGTGACGCGCACTTCGTCTTCTACAACCACCCCTCCGCAGCCGACGGCGCGGTACGACTCCTGGGCAAGCAACAAGAAGGACCCCACACCGTCGAGCGTGGAGCCGTACACTTGGCCGCTCTTCCCGAACTGGTACAAAGCGTTGCCATAGCCATCAACACGGATGTCGAAACGGGGCTTACCTGCGGTTCCCTTACACACGCCGCCCTGTACATGGACTGTGTGACCGGGGCCGCCTGGACGTTCCAGCCTCCTGCCGACCCGCACATCCGAGCAATGGTCGTCGCCGAGCTATACAGACATACCGTCAACAGCCAACCGGTGTGGAAAGTACGTGCCATCGGCCAAGGCTGGGCAGACGGCCTCGAAGGTCTTGCCCGCGCCTATGGGGTCGACGTCGAGTAA
- a CDS encoding IS5 family transposase (programmed frameshift), with translation MGRGTWSWIVPDGLWEIAKPLIPPPKVRPQGGGTQDTPDETLFAAIIYVLVSGCAWRQLPPCFGISKSTAHRRFLIWSRAGVWGRLHEAVLHCLDDAGLIDVTRVVLDTAHVRAKKGGEHTGPSPVDRGKPGSKMHILSDANGLPLLVGISAGNTYDSEGLKPMVEGHQTRHDLYRGRHFKPQRLHADKAYDRADLRKWLRGKRIGVRIARKGIESSERLGRRRWVIERTMSWLSGYRRLSPRYERHPRNYLAFLGLAAALCCYKRLVRLTT, from the exons ATGGGGCGGGGTACGTGGAGTTGGATCGTTCCGGACGGGCTGTGGGAGATCGCGAAGCCGTTGATCCCGCCGCCAAAGGTGCGGCCACAGGGCGGCGGAACGCAGGACACGCCTGATGAGACGCTGTTCGCGGCCATCATCTATGTACTGGTCAGCGGCTGCGCCTGGCGCCAACTGCCACCCTGCTTCGGCATATCCAAGTCGACCGCCCACCGCCGGTTCCTGATCTGGTCGAGAGCCGGCGTCTGGGGCCGCCTGCACGAAGCCGTGCTGCACTGCCTCGACGACGCCGGCCTCATCGACGTCACCCGCGTGGTCCTCGACACTGCCCATGTCCGGGCTA AAAAAGGGGGCGAACACACAGGTCCAAGCCCCGTGGACCGGGGCAAGCCGGGTTCCAAGATGCACATCCTGTCGGACGCGAACGGACTGCCCCTCCTCGTCGGCATCTCGGCCGGCAACACCTACGACAGTGAAGGGCTGAAGCCCATGGTCGAGGGTCACCAAACGAGACACGACCTCTACCGAGGCCGGCACTTCAAACCCCAGCGTCTACACGCCGACAAAGCCTACGACCGGGCCGACCTGCGAAAATGGCTGCGCGGAAAGCGGATCGGCGTGCGCATCGCCCGCAAAGGCATCGAATCCAGCGAACGCTTAGGGCGTCGAAGGTGGGTGATCGAGCGCACGATGTCGTGGCTGTCCGGCTACCGCAGACTCAGCCCCCGCTACGAGCGCCATCCCCGCAACTACCTGGCCTTCCTCGGGCTTGCCGCCGCCCTCTGTTGCTACAAGCGACTCGTCCGCCTCACCACGTAG